The Sinorhizobium fredii USDA 257 region AGGAGGCCAACCGCCGCATCCTGCCCCGGTACGAAGGCATCGACGGCTTCGTGCCGATCGTCCACGACCAAGGCTGCGGCATGTCGTCCTCCGGCGACGGGATGAAGAACCTGCACCGGACGCTTGCCGGCTATGCCCGTCATGCCAATTTCGGCGGCGCACTGATGGTCGGGCTCGGCTGCGAGGTCAACCAGCTGACGCTCTACGGCCAGGGCGGCTCCGGCGCGGAAAAGCGGCATTTCAACATCCAGGAGGCCGGCGGCTCGCGCCGCTCGGTCGAGCGCGCCCTTGGCGTTCTCGAGGAAATCGCCAAGGAAGTGGCGACGGCGCGCCGCGTGCCGATTCCGGTGAGCGAGATCATCGTCGGGCTGCAATGCGGCGGCTCGGACGGCCTTTCCGGCGTGACGGCAAACCCGGCGCTCGGCGCCGCAGTCGATATTCTCGCCGGTGCCGGCGGCACCGCGATCCTCTCCGAGACCTCGGAGATCTATGGGGCCGAGCATCTCCTGCGCAGCCGTGCCGTCAACGAGGCGGTGGCGGTGAAGCTCGACGGGCTGATCTCCTGGTGGGAAAACTACGTCGAGATGCATGGCGCCTCGCTCGACAACAATCCTTCGCCGGGCAACAAGCGCGGCGGCCTGACGACGATCCTCGAAAAGTCGCTCGGTGCGGTTGCCAAGGGCGGCCGTTCGCCGTTGGCCGCCGTCTACAGCTACGCCGAACGCGTGACCGAGCACGGCCTAGTCTTCATGGACACGCCCGGCTACGACCCGGTGTCGGCAACCGGCCAGGTGGCAGGCGGAGCCAATGTCATTGCCTTTACGACCGGCCGCGGCAGTTGCTTCGGCTGTCGGCCGGCGCCGTCGATCAAGCTGACCAGCAACACGGCGCTCTACCGGGCAATGGAAGAGGACATGGATATCGATTGCGGGGTGATCGCCTCCGGCGAGGCGACGATTGCCGGGCTCGGCCGCCAGATCTTCGATCTGATCATCGACACGGCTTCGGGCAGCAAGACGAAGAGCGAACTTTTCGGTTACGGCGACAACGAATTCGTCCCCTGGCATCTGGGGGCGACATTGTAGGAGGCAGGTGACTACCCCTCATCCGCCTGCCGGCACCTTCTCCCCGCCCTGCGGGGAGGGCTAAGGGTGAGGGCAAAGGGCCGGGTGAGGAGCTGCCCCGCTCTTGAATTGAGAATGGGCATCCTTGGAGGGAGGAGACAAGGAATGCAGACGAGAAAGATCGGCCGTACGGATCTCGAGGTGACCGAATACAGTTTCGGGACCGCAGGGCTCGGCGGCCTCTATCGCGAATGCACGCGCGAGGCGGCGCTGGCGACGCTCGACGCCGCTTGGAATTCAGGCATCCGCTATTTCGACACGGCGCCCTATTACGGTCTCGGTCTTGCCGAGCGCCGGGTCGGCGATTTCCTGCGCGGCAAGCCGCGCGACAGCTACGTGCTCTCGACCAAGGTCGGCCGCCTGCTTCACCCGGTCCCGGAAGACAAGGTCCCCGACTATTCCTACGTCAAGGCGCTGAATTTCGACGTCACCTATGATTACGGGTATGACGCGATCATGCGGTCGGTGGAGTTCAGCTATGCCCGTCTCGGACTTAACCGCATCGATATTCTCTATGTCCACGATATAGGCGGCTACACCCACGGGACGGCGAAGAACGCCGTCTATCTCCGGCAACTGCTCGATTCCGGCTTGAAGGCGCTGGAGGAGCTGAAGGCGGGCGGCGCCATTTCGGCCTATGGCCTGGGTGTCAACGAAGTCCCCGTCTGCCTCGACGTGATGCGCCAGGCGGATATCGACTGCATCCTGCTTGCCGGCCGTTACACGCTTCTCGATCGATCGGCGGTCGCGGAACTCATCCCGCTCTGCGAGAAGAAGCAGACCTCGCTCGTCGTCGGTGGCGTCTTCAATTCTGGCATCCTCGCCACCGGCCCGGTGCAAGGGGCGCATTTCGACTACATGCCGGCGACGGAAGAGATCCGTGCGAAGGTGGCGGCGATGGAGCGGATTGCCAGCGAGCGCGGCTTGCCGCTTGCGGCGCCCGCCCTTCAGTTTCCGTTGGCCAATCCTCAGGTCGCCTCGGTCCTGCTCGGCACCGCCAAGCCCTCAAGCCTCGAGCGCAACATGGAGCTGACCCGAAGGAAGATAGCGCCGGAAGATTTCGCCGTCTTCGAGCCTCACACGCTCGTAGCCCCAGCGCTCGGAGCGGAGGCTGTGAGGGTCTGATTGTCTCGCCGGCTGCCGAGAGCGGCGGCGATCCTTTTTGCGTCCTGGAGGAACGCAATGAAGCGGGCGTATCGAAGTGGGGCTTGCCAACTCGATTTGTCTGAACTAGCGTGTCGAAATGTTTTTTATTGATAAAAGACGATCTGCAAGCACCTGGCGGATTGGTCTCGCTAACGGAACAAGGTGTAATGAGAGGAGAAACTTGATGAGCATGACCAGACGCATTCTTTCCCGCCGCGCCTTCAACGCCCTGGCCGGCGCCGCCTTCGCCGTTGCGATGGCGCCCGCGACGTCTTTCGCGCAGGACGTCACCATCCCGATCATCGTGAAGGACACGACCTCCTTTTACTGGCAGATTGTGTTGGCGGGCGCGCGTGCCGCCGGCAAGGACCTCGGCGTCAACGTGCCGGAACTCGGCGCACAATCCGAATCCGACATCAACGGCCAGATCAGCATCCTAGAGAACGCCGTCGCCGGCGCGCCGGCCGCGGTGGTCATCGCTCCGACCGAGTTCAAGGCACTTGGCAAGCCGATCGACGAGGCCGCCAAGGCGGTGCCGGTCATCGGCATCGATTCGGGTGCTGATTCGAAGGCCTTCAGTTCGTTCCTGACGACTGACAACGTCCAGGGCGGCCGCATCGCCGCCGACGGTCTTGCCGCCGCGATCAAGGAAGCGACCGGAAAGGAAGAGGGCGAGGTCGCCATCATCACCAGCCTGCCGGGCGTCGGTTCGCTCGACCAGCGCCGCGAAGGCTTCCTCGACCAGGTCAAGACCAAGTATCCTGGCCTCAAGGTGGTTGCCGACAAATATGCCGACGGCCAGGCGACGACCGGCCTCAACATCATGACCGACCTGATCACCGCCAATCCGAATCTCGTCGGCGTCTTCGCCTCCAACCTGATCATGGCGCAGGGCGCCGGCCAGGCGATCGCCGAGAACAAGCTCGGCGACAAGATCAAGGTCATCGGCTTCGACAGCGACGAAAAGACCGTCGGCTTCCTCAAGGAAGGCGTGCTGGCCGGTCTCGTCGTGCAGGATCCCTATCGCATGGGTTATGATGGCGTGAAGACGGCGCTTGCGGTTTCGAAAGGCGAAAAGGTCGAGGCCAATGTCGACACCGGCGCGAACCTGGTCACCAAGGCCAACATGGCCGAGCCGAAGATCGACGCGCTCCTGAACCCGAAGGTCAACTGACCTGTCGCCAATGAGTCGTGGCGTTTGGGTCACCTGCGCCACGACCCGTCTTGGCGCGACGGCCGGCCGGAGAAGCCGACCGTCGCGGACCGGAAAGTGAGGAGGGTGTTATGACGGGGCTTCAAGAGGTCAGCCAGCGGCACGAGGAGGCGCTCGAGGCGGCCGTGCCGAAAGGCAAGCCGATCCTGGAACTGCGCGGCCTGCAGAAGAACTATGGCGCCGTCCAGGCGCTGAAGCCTGCGAACATCACCTTTCTCTCCGGGGAGGTTCACGCGATCGTCGGCGAAAACGGCGCCGGCAAGTCGACGCTGATCAAGCTTCTGACCGGCGTCATTCCGCGGACCGCCGGCGAAGTGTTCTGGCAAGGTGAGTCTGTTCAACTCGCGAGCCCCAACGAGGCGATCGCCCGCGGCATCAACGCGGTTCACCAGGAAGTGGTCCTCTGTCCGCACCTGAGCGTGGCGGCCAACATGTTCCTCGGCGACGAGATGAACCGCCGCGGTGTCATGCGCAAGCGGGCAATGACGGATGCGGCCCAGGGCGTTCTCGACGACCTCGGCTTCAACCTGCCGGCCAACGCGACGCTCGGCAGCCTGACGATCGGCCAGCAGCAGTTGGTCGCGACCGCGCGCGCCGCCATGCGCGGCACCCGCTTCCTGATCTTCGACGAGCCGACGGCCTATCTGACGCGGCAGGAATCGGCCCAGCTCTTCCGCCTCATTCGCCGGCTGCAGGGCGAGGGCGTCACCATCGTCTATATCAGCCATCGGCTCGAGGAAGTCTTCGAGCTTGCCGACCGCGTCTCGGTGCTGCGCGACGGGACCCATGTCGGCACGCGCGGTATATCCGAGACGAATGAGGCGGAACTGATCGCGCTGATGATCAACCGCACCATCGAGCAGATCTATCACAAGGAGCAGTTTGCTTTAGGCGAGACCATCGTCGAGGCGCGCGGGCTCTCCGGCCCCGGTTTCAGCGACATATCGCTTTCCGTCCGGGCCGGCGAGATCGTCGGGCTCTATGGCCTGATCGGCGCAGGGCGCAGCGAATTCGCGCTCGGCCTCTACGGCCGTCATCCGCTCACCGCCGGAGAGGTCTATTGGCAGGGCCGCAAGGTCGAGATCGACCATGAGCGCAAGGCGATGGAACTCGGCATCGCGCTCGCGCCGGAAAGCCGCCGCGACCAGGGCCTTTGCCTCAACCTGCCGATCGGCCTCAACATCAACCTGCCGGTGTTTCGCAGGCTGACGCGCGGCTTGACGATCAACCGCGCCGAGGAGGCCGCCAATGCCGAACGCCAGATCCGCGACCTGCAGATCAAGACGCCGTCGCGCCGGGTGCTCGCCTCCGCCATGTCCGGCGGCAACCAGCAGAAGATTGTCATCGGCAAGTGGCTGAGCCACGGAGCCAAGCTGTTCATCTTCGACGAGCCGACTGTGGGCGTCGACGTCGGCACTAAGGCAGAAATCTACCGGCTCTTCGCGCGCTTGCTGGAAAATGGGGCGGGGATCATCCTGATCTCCTCCTATCTGCCGGAAGTCTACGAGCTTGCGGACCGGCTGCACGTATTCCGCCAGGGACGACTCGTGGCAAGCCATGATTACCGCGCCGCCAGCCACGAGGATGTCCTGGCGCAGGCGATCAATGCCTGAGCGTTTCGAGCGAATAAGAAAGACTGCAGGGAGGACGGAATGAGTGTGGAAACGGTAGAAAGCAGCGCAGGTCCGACGCCGAAGAGAGGGGTCAGCATCCTGTTCGGGCTGACGCTCCTCGGGCTACTGGTCGTGCTCTGGCTGCTGCTTGGCCTGGCGACGAGCGCCTTCTGGACGCCGAACAATATCAGCAACCTGCTGCGCCAGGGGGCGATGACCGCGATCCTCGCGGTCGGCCAGACCTTCGTGATCATCACCGCCGGCATCGACCTGTCGGTCGGCGCGGTCGTCGGCTTCAGCAGCGTCGTCGTCGCCTGGCTGCTGGCCGCCGGCGTGCCGCTCTGGCTGGCGCTCGTCGCAACGCTGGCGATCGGCGTGCTGATCGGCGCATTTCACGCCTTCGGCATCGTTCGCATGGGCCTGCCGCCCTTCATCATCACGCTGGCGACGCTGACATCGTTGCGCGGTATAGGCCTGCTGGTCACAAACGGTTCGACGATCTCGATCACCAACGAGGCCTTCACCAATTTCTCGCGCGCCGACTTTCTCGGTGTCCCGAGCCTTTTCTGGATGGTGATCGTCGTCGCGATTCCGGCCTACGTCTTCCTGCATTTGAGCCGCTTCGGCCGCTATCTCTTTGCCGTCGGCTCGAACAGCGAGGCGGCCCGCCTGTCCGGCGTCAACGTCAACCGGACGATCTATCTCGCTTATATTCTGTCTTCGACCTGCGCCGCCTTTGTCGGCCTGCTGCTCGCCTCGCGCATCGGCATCGGCAACGCCACGCAGGCGGAGGGCTGGGAATTGCAGGCGATCGCCTCGTCGGTCATCGGCGGGACCAGCCTTTTCGGCGCCGTCGGCTCTGTGCACGGACCGCTGCTCGGCGCCTTCATCCTGGCGACCATCAACAACGGCGCCAATCTGTTGAACGTCAACTCCTTCTGGCAACGCATCATCACCGGTCTGCTGATCATCGTGATCGTCTATTTCGACCAGCTCAGGCGCCGGGGGTCGCGTTGAACGGCGATTGGCCAATGCCGGCCGGATCGCGCTTCGGAATCTAGGAAAGCCCCATGAAAGTTGTCGTCTGTTCAGAACCCGGTCGCCTGGAAATCACCGATCGACCCCGGCCGGCGGCGCCCGCCGAGGGTCGGGTTCGTCTTGCCGTTCGCCAGGTCGGGATATGCGGCACCGACTATCACATCTTCGAAGGCAAGCATCCGTTTCTCGAATATCCGCGCGTTATGGGCCACGAGATTTCCGCGACCGTGATCGAGGCAGGCCCGGGTTCCCGGCTCGATCCGGGCATGCTGGTGGTCGTCAATCCCTATATCTCCTGCGGTAGCTGCATTGCCTGCCGGAGGGGGAAGCCGAATTGCTGCACGGCGATCCGGGTTCTCGGCGTCCACACCGACGGCGCCTTCTGCGAAGAGATCCTCATGCCCGAGCAGAACCTCTATCCGGCGAACGGTCTTTCTCCCGAAGCCGCAGCGACGGTGGAGTTCCTGGCGATCGGCGCCCATGCGGTCAGGCGGTCAGGGGTGGCGCCCGGCGCCAGGTCCCTGGTGATCGGCGCCGGCCCGATCGGCCTCGGGACGGCGATTTTCTCGCGGATTGCCGGACACGAGGTAACGCTTCTCGATACAAGCGCCGAGCGACTGGGTTTCGCGGCGAACGAGCTCGGCTTTTCGGGCGGCCTTCTGGCCGGTGAGGGGCTGGAAAAGGCCGTCGCCCAAGCGACGGATGGCGATGGCTTCGACGTCGTTTTCGACGCCACCGGCAATGCCACGTCGATGGAACGCTCCTTTGCCCATGTCGCCCATGGCGGGACGCTAGTGTTCGTCAGCGTGGTGAAGAACGACATCCGCTTCTCCGACCCGGAATTCCACAAGCGCGAGACGACGCTGGTGGCGAGCCGCAATGCGACGCGCGAGGACTTCGATCACGTTATCGCGTCGATCGGCAGCGGCCTGGTCCCGGTGGACAGGCTCGTGACCCACAGGACGACCCTCGACCAGGCGGTGCACGACTTGCCGCGTTGGGCGCACGACAAGGCGGGCCTTGTGAAGGCGGTCATTACGGTGAATGCGGCATGAGCTTCATCGATGCCCACCAGCACTACTGGACCTTGGGGCTTGGTCACAACGACTGGCCCGGCCCGGACCTTGAACCGATCTTCCGCGACTTTGGACCCGACGATCTCAAGCCCCATCTGAGCGCCGCGGGAATCGGCAGTACCATCCTCGTGCAGGCGGCGCCGAATGTCGCCGAAACCGAGTTCCTGCTCGATATCGCCGCGCGGGAAGAGACGGTTGCCGCGGTCGTCGGTTGGGTCGACATCCTTGCTGCGGACGCCGGTGCCGAGCTTCGGCGACTGAAAACGCATCCGGAATTCAAGGGCATTCGGCCGATGTTGCAAAGCATCGACGAAACCGCCTGGATTCTTCGGCCGGAAGCGATCGCCACGCTTGAGATGCTGCCGCAAATGAACCTCCGTTTCGACGCGCTCGTCCAGCCGCGCCACCTGCCGGTGATCGCTGTGCTCGCCGATCGCCTGCCGGATCTCGCCATCGTCGTCGATCACGGCGCCAAGCCTTTCATTGCGGAAGGCCGGCTGGAGCCTTGGGCGACGGATATGGCGGCGCTCGCCCTCCGCCC contains the following coding sequences:
- a CDS encoding amidohydrolase family protein, coding for MSFIDAHQHYWTLGLGHNDWPGPDLEPIFRDFGPDDLKPHLSAAGIGSTILVQAAPNVAETEFLLDIAAREETVAAVVGWVDILAADAGAELRRLKTHPEFKGIRPMLQSIDETAWILRPEAIATLEMLPQMNLRFDALVQPRHLPVIAVLADRLPDLAIVVDHGAKPFIAEGRLEPWATDMAALALRPNVHVKLSGLVAEAGGDWSVERLRPYAAHLVDVFGAERVMFGSDWPVVLLDADYAEWFAAARALTATCTEAERQAIFLGTAARFYGISAV
- a CDS encoding ABC transporter permease codes for the protein MSVETVESSAGPTPKRGVSILFGLTLLGLLVVLWLLLGLATSAFWTPNNISNLLRQGAMTAILAVGQTFVIITAGIDLSVGAVVGFSSVVVAWLLAAGVPLWLALVATLAIGVLIGAFHAFGIVRMGLPPFIITLATLTSLRGIGLLVTNGSTISITNEAFTNFSRADFLGVPSLFWMVIVVAIPAYVFLHLSRFGRYLFAVGSNSEAARLSGVNVNRTIYLAYILSSTCAAFVGLLLASRIGIGNATQAEGWELQAIASSVIGGTSLFGAVGSVHGPLLGAFILATINNGANLLNVNSFWQRIITGLLIIVIVYFDQLRRRGSR
- a CDS encoding sugar ABC transporter ATP-binding protein; amino-acid sequence: MTGLQEVSQRHEEALEAAVPKGKPILELRGLQKNYGAVQALKPANITFLSGEVHAIVGENGAGKSTLIKLLTGVIPRTAGEVFWQGESVQLASPNEAIARGINAVHQEVVLCPHLSVAANMFLGDEMNRRGVMRKRAMTDAAQGVLDDLGFNLPANATLGSLTIGQQQLVATARAAMRGTRFLIFDEPTAYLTRQESAQLFRLIRRLQGEGVTIVYISHRLEEVFELADRVSVLRDGTHVGTRGISETNEAELIALMINRTIEQIYHKEQFALGETIVEARGLSGPGFSDISLSVRAGEIVGLYGLIGAGRSEFALGLYGRHPLTAGEVYWQGRKVEIDHERKAMELGIALAPESRRDQGLCLNLPIGLNINLPVFRRLTRGLTINRAEEAANAERQIRDLQIKTPSRRVLASAMSGGNQQKIVIGKWLSHGAKLFIFDEPTVGVDVGTKAEIYRLFARLLENGAGIILISSYLPEVYELADRLHVFRQGRLVASHDYRAASHEDVLAQAINA
- a CDS encoding ABC transporter substrate-binding protein, whose product is MSMTRRILSRRAFNALAGAAFAVAMAPATSFAQDVTIPIIVKDTTSFYWQIVLAGARAAGKDLGVNVPELGAQSESDINGQISILENAVAGAPAAVVIAPTEFKALGKPIDEAAKAVPVIGIDSGADSKAFSSFLTTDNVQGGRIAADGLAAAIKEATGKEEGEVAIITSLPGVGSLDQRREGFLDQVKTKYPGLKVVADKYADGQATTGLNIMTDLITANPNLVGVFASNLIMAQGAGQAIAENKLGDKIKVIGFDSDEKTVGFLKEGVLAGLVVQDPYRMGYDGVKTALAVSKGEKVEANVDTGANLVTKANMAEPKIDALLNPKVN
- a CDS encoding aldo/keto reductase: MQTRKIGRTDLEVTEYSFGTAGLGGLYRECTREAALATLDAAWNSGIRYFDTAPYYGLGLAERRVGDFLRGKPRDSYVLSTKVGRLLHPVPEDKVPDYSYVKALNFDVTYDYGYDAIMRSVEFSYARLGLNRIDILYVHDIGGYTHGTAKNAVYLRQLLDSGLKALEELKAGGAISAYGLGVNEVPVCLDVMRQADIDCILLAGRYTLLDRSAVAELIPLCEKKQTSLVVGGVFNSGILATGPVQGAHFDYMPATEEIRAKVAAMERIASERGLPLAAPALQFPLANPQVASVLLGTAKPSSLERNMELTRRKIAPEDFAVFEPHTLVAPALGAEAVRV
- a CDS encoding UxaA family hydrolase, giving the protein MSAPTSILLSPEDNVAVTTVAIEPGETLPGGQKATARIEAGHKAAIRPIPAGEPVVKYAQAIGRATRDIAAGEHVHSHNLAFDQDRLAIGAPVPPEAASEADKARTFLGYRRADGRAATRNYIGIIASVNCSTTVCRAIAEEANRRILPRYEGIDGFVPIVHDQGCGMSSSGDGMKNLHRTLAGYARHANFGGALMVGLGCEVNQLTLYGQGGSGAEKRHFNIQEAGGSRRSVERALGVLEEIAKEVATARRVPIPVSEIIVGLQCGGSDGLSGVTANPALGAAVDILAGAGGTAILSETSEIYGAEHLLRSRAVNEAVAVKLDGLISWWENYVEMHGASLDNNPSPGNKRGGLTTILEKSLGAVAKGGRSPLAAVYSYAERVTEHGLVFMDTPGYDPVSATGQVAGGANVIAFTTGRGSCFGCRPAPSIKLTSNTALYRAMEEDMDIDCGVIASGEATIAGLGRQIFDLIIDTASGSKTKSELFGYGDNEFVPWHLGATL
- a CDS encoding zinc-binding alcohol dehydrogenase family protein, which encodes MKVVVCSEPGRLEITDRPRPAAPAEGRVRLAVRQVGICGTDYHIFEGKHPFLEYPRVMGHEISATVIEAGPGSRLDPGMLVVVNPYISCGSCIACRRGKPNCCTAIRVLGVHTDGAFCEEILMPEQNLYPANGLSPEAAATVEFLAIGAHAVRRSGVAPGARSLVIGAGPIGLGTAIFSRIAGHEVTLLDTSAERLGFAANELGFSGGLLAGEGLEKAVAQATDGDGFDVVFDATGNATSMERSFAHVAHGGTLVFVSVVKNDIRFSDPEFHKRETTLVASRNATREDFDHVIASIGSGLVPVDRLVTHRTTLDQAVHDLPRWAHDKAGLVKAVITVNAA